The genome window CGTTCGTGCGTCGCTCGTTGTCGTATGGCGACGTTCAACGACGCACAAAGGTTCGACGACGCACAAAGATCGTCAGGCGCGTGCGCGCGCGAAGCGTGACTTCGCGCGTGCGAGCTCGACGACGACCGGCGGCGCGACGTCGGGTGACCCTGCGTTGAACGGGGGTCGCGGGTCGTACTCGAGCGAGAGCTGGATGCCCTGGGCGACGAGGTCGCCCTCGAGCATCGAGGCGAGCAGCAGCGCCATGTCGATGCCCGCGGACACGCCCGCCGCGGTGATGATCCGACCGTCGACGACGACACGCGCCGACACCGGGTCCGCGCCGAGGCGCGCGAGCTCCTCCCGCGCGAGCCAGTGGGACGTCGCGGGCACGCCGTCGAGCAGGCCTGCGGCCGCGAGGACGAGCGACCCGGTGCACACCGACGCCGTCCACGTCGTCGTCTCGTGCACCGCGCGCAACCAGGAGAGCACGTGGTCGTTCGTGCGCACGGCGACCTCGCCCGGCCCGCCCGGCACGACGACGACGTCGGGCGCGACGACGTCGTCGATCACCCGGTCCGCGACGATGCCGGCACCGCACATGTCGCGGTGGACGCGCGCCTCGGCCGCGACGAACGACACCTCGGCGCGCGGCACGCGGGTCAGCACCTCGTACGGTCCGATCGCGTCGAGCGCGGTGAAGCCGTCGAACAGCAGGATCGCGATCTCCACGGGCCGGGAGGCTACTGGCGCGACCGTCACGCGTCTCGCGTGATTCCGCTGCGCGACGTCAGCGGCGCTCGAGCTGTGCCTTCAAGCGTTGCAGGCGCCGGTCCCAGCGGCCGCCGACGTCCGCGATCCACGCGACCGCGTCGTGCAACGGCTCCGGTTGCACGTGGAACCGGACCTCGCGTCCCGCGCGCTCGGCTTCCACGAGGCCGGCATCGGCGAGGACCTGGAGGTGCTTCACGACGGCCTGACGGCTGACGGGCAGCGGGCGGGCCAGCTCGCTCGCCGTGGTGCCGGCTGCCCGGCCGGCGAGCTCGCCGAGCACGGCGCGGCGCGTGGGGTCGGCGAGGGCCTGGAACACGGCGTCGGCGGACGTCGTGCGCACGCGATCGCTCATCGCGACGCGAGCGCGCGTGCCCGTGCGCGACGCGCATGCGTTGGGCGCGTGTACGCGCGTGTCGCGAGCGCGACCGCCTCCTCGGTGACCCGGACACGGCTGCCGTCCTCGGTCGGCTCGATGTCGATCGTCACGCGGCTGTGGTCCGGGTCGGGGCCGCGTGCCGCGCCACCGACCGGCCACCACGTGAAGACGACGTGACGGGGGGCGTCGACCTCCTCGACCACCGCGAGACGCGTCTCGCCGTCCTCGGTGACGAACCGCCCGGTCCCGGCGGGGCGCAGGTCGAGGCGGGCCTCGGCGT of Acidimicrobiia bacterium contains these proteins:
- a CDS encoding metalloregulator ArsR/SmtB family transcription factor translates to MRTTSADAVFQALADPTRRAVLGELAGRAAGTTASELARPLPVSRQAVVKHLQVLADAGLVEAERAGREVRFHVQPEPLHDAVAWIADVGGRWDRRLQRLKAQLERR
- a CDS encoding SRPBCC domain-containing protein — encoded protein: MGLHTVEEVEEADMPEPLVTTREVQIAAAPAEVWDALADPDALSAWFDAEARLDLRPAGTGRFVTEDGETRLAVVEEVDAPRHVVFTWWPVGGAARGPDPDHSRVTIDIEPTEDGSRVRVTEEAVALATRAYTRPTHARRARARALASR
- a CDS encoding DJ-1/PfpI family protein codes for the protein MEIAILLFDGFTALDAIGPYEVLTRVPRAEVSFVAAEARVHRDMCGAGIVADRVIDDVVAPDVVVVPGGPGEVAVRTNDHVLSWLRAVHETTTWTASVCTGSLVLAAAGLLDGVPATSHWLAREELARLGADPVSARVVVDGRIITAAGVSAGIDMALLLASMLEGDLVAQGIQLSLEYDPRPPFNAGSPDVAPPVVVELARAKSRFARARA